The following is a genomic window from Molothrus ater isolate BHLD 08-10-18 breed brown headed cowbird chromosome 19, BPBGC_Mater_1.1, whole genome shotgun sequence.
GTGAATGGGAAGATGGGAGATTCCATAAATTGAGAAGATGGTGAGTGGGAAGATGGGGGACTCCCATAAATTGGGAAGATGGGGGACTCCCATAAATTGGGAAGATGGTGAATGGGAAGAGGGGAGATTCTCATAAATAGGAAGATGGGAGATTCCCATAAATTGGGAAGATGGCGAGTGGGAAGAGGGGAGATTCCCATAAATTGGGAAGATGGGAGACTCCCATAAATTGGGAAGATGGTGAATGGGAAGATGGGAGATTCCCATAAATTGGGAAGATGGCGAGTGGGAAGAGGGGAGATTCCCATAAACCTCATGGTGACAGAGACACTGCAAAACAGCACAAAAGTTACCAGTTCTCAGGGGCTTAGGCCAAGCTGAGCTGTAATGGGGAAGCAGGTGGGGCATGAGGCTGAGTCCTTTGccctccagcctttccctggaaGGGCCCACGGTGCCACTGGCCTGTGctgaggggctgccctggctcagaGTCACCTCTCTGCAGGCGCAGGTATCAAAGCTCAGGTGTGTTCCCTGATGGAGCTGCTCACCACCACGCTGTGCCAGGCCCACGCTCTGTTCTACACCGTGCCCGAGGGGGCGGCCCcggagccagccctgccctgtgggtTGCTCTTCTCcaccctggagagcagcacaggccaGAACCCCGCAGGTGAGGCCtgcacctgcccaggtgtgcgGGCAGGAGGGTGCCCCGTGCTGGGCGCCCcgtgctgagccctggctgtgcttgcagggagaggaggggtgCTGGAGGAGGATCTGAAGCTGAGCAGGTGGTTCAAGTACCTGCCCGAGTCCGTGGTGGAATTCCAGCCAGCCCTGCGGACCCTGGCACACCCCATCAGCCAGGAGTACCTCAGGGAGACCCTGCAGCAGTGGATCAACATGTGAGTGGGACAGGgcaatcccagcctggctgccttcctcctcatcccctCACCCTCCTCATCCTTCAGCCTGATTGAagcagccagaggcagcacagcacatccagctgcctgtgccaggcctcACCCCCCTCACAGGGGTGAAACTTTGCCTCCAGGTGCAGTGAAGACATCAGGACAGGGGTCAGGACGCTGCTGGTGTACGTGAAGAGCATgaaggggctggcagggatccGTGATGCcgtgtgggagctgctgtccaGCGAGTCCAGCAGCCACAACTGGGAGGCCGTGTGCCGGCGCCTGCTGGGCAGGCCTGTGTCCttttgggaggagctgctgcagcagctcttcctggacaggctgcaggtgggtgctgtgccctggggagccttgctctgCACCCCCAGGTGTTGTCTCACCCAGCTCACAGTGCACTGAGGCTGGGTTGTAGTGGCACATTGAAATCGGTTTTTTCTCCTGGTTCTGTTGCAGACTCTGACCAAAGAAGGCTTCGACTCCATTTCAGACAGCtccaagcagctgctggctgcagccttgcaggaGCTGGAAGTGAAAGGTGGCAGCGGTGCCCTGAGCAAGCAGATGCAGCTGGAGCACAACGTGGCCCTGTTCCTGTGGTCGGAGAGCCCCGGGGACCTGCCCGGGGACGCGGCGTGGGTCAGCGTGGGGCAGCGCGGGCCCTTCGCCAGGAGCGGGCTGGCCATGAGGGCACAGGCGCTCACTCCGTGCGTGCAGAGCTTCTGCTCCACGCTGGACTCCAAGctgaaggccaggctggaggatgTCCTGTCCTACCTCCCTGGGGACGACTCTGTCCCCAAGGAGCCACCGCGCTCCGCCTTCGACCGCTTCGCCGACGCCGGCACCGTGCAGGGGCTGCTCCGTGACCGCTGCATCGCCTGCGTCCAGCACCTCCTGGGCTGcgtccaggagcagctccagagtgcccagagccagctggaCCCCCCTGGGGATGCCAGGCTCAACGCTGTGCTCTTcatggccaggctgtgccaggccctgcccgaGCTGTGCCCTCACCTGCAGCGCTGCGTGctgggccgggcgggcggcgccgAGCCCAAGGAGCCGCGCTCTGCCAAGAAACTGGGCAAGGGCAAGGCCCAGGAAGTGTCCCCCGAGCTGGCCAAGTGGCAGGGGGTGaaggcagagctcctgcagcagagcctggtggCTTATCAGCTCTGGAGCTCGGCTGTCAGCAAAGTAAGGAGCAGTTTCCCTCCTCAGAGGTGGTTTTTGGGGAGGGTTTGGTCactggggctgcccagagctccctgtgctgctgcccggTCACAGGGGTGGCTCCAGGGCCTTGGTGTCCATGAGGGTcactctgggagctgcaggggtgcAGCAGGTCacgggcagggagggctggctgCTCTTGGCCCTGTTAGAAGTGTCCTGTGATCAGGGCTTTCATTGTCGTGCTCCAGGGTCTGGTTCAGTGCTTCACCCACACGTTGCTGCTCGAcacagctggctctgtgctggccacGGCCACCAACTGGGACGAGATTGAAATCCAGGAGGAGACCGAGTCTGGGAGCAGTGTGACCTCCAAGATCCGGCTGCCTGTGCAGGTACGGGGAGCAGCCTGTGGGAGGAGCCCAGCACTGGCTCCAGAacccctggctgagctgctggggagggtgtTTGGGGTCACCAGCAGGGGACAAACACTCTGTGGTGCTCTTTGAGACACTCACCTCATGAGGACAGAGgccagaggaaggaaatgggtCATTGTTGCTGTTTGTGAGGAAGGTTGGCCCAGATCCTGTAAAACTGAGCCAGAGGAGGACTTAGTCCTGGTTTAAACACAGAGGTCCCAGGAGAGAGGTTCCATGGGAGTTGGATGCATTGAaggacagggctgcagcagtgggacTGTGGAATCCTGAGGGAACTGAGGCGTGTGGCTTCCCAAGGGTGTGGTGGTGGCACAGGAAGGACctcacagggacagagcaggtgACGGGGAGGAGGGCCAGGCCTGGAGTGAgttctgtgtttgcacagcacGGGAGGGGCTGGACAGGGAAATGCATGAGCCTTATCCAGTGAATTCTGTTATGTgaggggaaaagcagctgggtgAGAATGCAGGAGGCCCAGGAGGTGAgggaggaacagccccagggagtgggtgggcagagcagggtctgtgctgaCACAAGATTAACAGGGAATTCTTTTCTCACTGCACCCAGTGTCTGGTAAAATCTTCTGGGGGCTTTGGGAGCTGCTGTAACCCAAAATCTGAGGTGTCAGTAGCTCAGACCCCGTGAGATGGCCAAGCCaagctgtggggcagagcttTGTGGCTGCTGTGGAAGTGGGGCActcccagcagccagctgaAGGGATGTGGAGGGGAATGGAGTTTACAGAGCAGCTGCAAATAAACTCTGTTCTGCTGCCCAGCCCTCGTGGCACGTGCAGTGCCTGCTGTtcagcctgtgccaggaggTGAACAGGGTTGGTGGGCACACCCTGCCCAAGGTgaccctgcaggagctgctcaggagctgcatGGCAGAGGTGCTGGCTGCCTATGGGAAGCTGGTGGagcagaagcaggagaaggtacctgggtgtgggatgggagggagaaggtggctgggaatgcaggggcacatccagctcctggaacagaaaaacagcattaCAATGCCTGTCCTGACAGCTGGAAAGGGAACACCCTTATACTCACCCTGCCTCCCCCTCAGCTGAGGCAGACACCAGATTTCACACTCTTGTTGTGCCTTGGTGTTGTTGAATGTTGGCCCTTGGgcagcctgccctgtgccagggaggagccccattcctgcctgtcctgtTTGCAGAGGCCAGACAGCTTCCCCctgacccagagcagagccctgcagttACTCTACGACCTGAGGTACCTCAGCATCATCCTGACAGCCAAGAGTGAGGacacaaaacccagcaggatCAAGCAGGACTCCGGGTATGGCACATTCTGGGGCTCACATCCTCCAGCAGGGCTTTGGGGGGCCCTGAACCAGTGCAAGCTCCAAACTCTGGCACTGCACAAACACTGAGCTCATCCTCAAAccagaggagggctgggggtcTGGGGCTGGTTCCCCTCCTTGCGTCCATAGGATACCCTCAGAGGGTGCCCCTGGACAGAGCAGTTGAGTTTCCAGCCAAGAGTTAAAGCCCTTGGGGAGCACCATGGgcagcagttcctgctgctggggttgTGTAAGAGCTGGAAAGCCTTGGGGCAGCTGCTGTTGTGCTGAGTAATTCCTGTTGTGCTCAGTCACCCCAGACAGGAAATCCCTGGCTGCTTCAGAGCTGGCATCACCAGGATGTCACCCCTGACAggagctctctgctctgcctgcaggattGAGAAGGTCATCGACTTCCTGGAGGGACACATCGACCCCTTTGACCTGGATGTCTTCACCCCACACCTGAACAGCAACCTGAACCGCCTGGTGCAGAGAACCTCGGtagggagcagggctggagcagcagggacccTCACAAGGCCttcagcagggcagctgggctgctcttgAATGCTCAGTGCCTCCAGATAagcactggcactgcctggaAAGGGGAAGAGTGCTCAGTGCCAGCTGAAGATAAGAGGAGCTGGCTGAGccggctgcacagccctgctctggggctgcctgagCTTTATCTAACAGGATTCACTGGAGCCTGTGCAACACTAATTGGGTTAAGTAGTGCTGAAACAGGTCTGGGACTCAGCTGTGGGAATGATTAAACACCAGAGTtaagaggagggagggaggcactTCCTGTTCACACTCAGTGCTGATGGTGTGCCAGTGGATTTACCACGTTCTGTGGGGTCAGCTCTGCAGGAACCCCCGATCCAAACAGCTCCTGGTGCcttccagctcctcttccccaaatcctggtgccttccagctcctcttcccCAAATCCTGGTCCTCTTCCCCAAATCCCGGTGCcttccagctcctcttcccCAAATCCTGGTGCCTTCGAGCTTCTCCTTCCCAAATCCAAGTCTCTCCTGTGCCTTGCAGGTTCTCTTTGGGCTGCTGACTGGGACAGAGAACCAGTACACGAGCAGGGGCGGCGCTCTGAGCTCGCAGGAGCTCCACAACATCCTGCCCTTAGCATCCAGCCAGATCAGGTGAGGCACCCAGCTCTTCAGGCATCCTCCTGCctctgggaagctgctgtggaATTGCTGCTTCCcacctttctttcttccatCTCTTAAGGTTTGGACTCCTGCCACTGAGCATGTCGAGCTCACGGAAGAGCAAGTCCActgccaggagcacagaaaGAGTCCAGGTTGGTGTTTGAACTGAGCTGtaaaaacaggaatattttcccACTATTCATTGTCCCCCTGACACTGGAGTTTATGGGCAAAGAAGAAAGTAGCCAAAAATGATTTcacctgatttttattttcagtaaaaggAATCAttatggcagcacagcaggggaTGGGGTGGATTCCTGCAGGAGCCTCCAAAACCCCACCCACCCTTTGCCCCTGTGGTTTTGGGGCCACTGCTCTGTGGCAGGCAAAAACCACTGCAGAGGCAGTGAGGGCTGACATGGATGAGGGCAATGCATCAAAGCTCATGAAAGAGGgctgcaggaaaggctgcaggacagcagctaATGCTTGAACTCCTTTGCAGTGGGATGCTGCCCTGTAACCCCGAGGAGGCCTGGCCAGGTACCCCAGCTGTGTGAGgagtgtcctgctgctgctcccctggtgCTCAGCTGTAGCAGCCAATCTTTCTGTTGCTCCATTTCCCCCAGTTTAAAACATCTGCTTAGatggagctctgtgtgctgggtgAGAGCCAAGGAACACCTCactgctgtgggaagcagcaaTTAATGTTTCCTTTACTTATTACCAGCCCAATCTGTCCCTGGTGGTCTTGGCAACTGGGACAAGTTGTTGAGTTGACAAGAGCCAAGACCAAGAGGTCAAGGCCTGGTTTTTGACCAGTGTCATTTGAGATGATGTTCAATTTGCAACTCTGCTTCTCCAGTTCTCGCAGCCCTTAAGGACCAGACCCAGCAGAATGGGTGTTTAAAAGCCCAAAACTTCCCAGCAAAGGTATTCCTTACctctcacagctcagctggatTAGAGCATAGAAGTGTGCAGTGATGTCTGGCTCGTTGTGTCAGtcccctcagctctgtgctgtgctcagcacaccCGTGTCCTGTGCTAGCCACACTTGCCAGGATCCCTGACAGATGCTTGCTCCTCCTTCAATGCTAAAACTCTTCTGGAGAGGTTAAAATCTGAAGTTCTCCAAGAACAGCTCTTGCAAGAGCACCAGCTGTGCTTCTACCACGCTGTGATCCCTTGCTCAGAGGGTTTTGCTGAGTGTTCCTCGGGGTTTTACGAGCATTGAGTGCCTGTTGCTCCCAGCAGTGCGCTGTGCGTCTGTCActcccccagcagtgacaccgCTCtggctgtgtgccctgtgctgctgagggcacagagggagcCCCGGGGGTGCTGTGGGAGTCAGAGTCACTTTTGTGTTCCcacagggccaggctgcagctgctgtgctgcccagggaggacGAGGCTCGGCCGGGCGCGCTGTTCCGGCAGCTCCTCACCGACGACGAGGACGCGGCGGCCCCGTCCCTCTTCAAGCTGGGCTGGCTCTCGGGCATGACCAAGTGAGGCAGCAACCAATAAAATGCTCTGGCTGTTTGTCTTCACTGagatgtgtctgtctgtctgtcccctcgGTGACACTTCCCATCCTCAGAGCAGGGCGTGGCACGGGAAGCAGGCACAGCTTGGATTGTCCTtgtcccctggctgctgcaacAGAGGTGGAGCTGCTCTTTCACCTCCTATCCTCACATTGTTAAAGtcaaattaaagggaaaaaaacaaaaagccaaaacaacCTAGACactaacagaaaacaaaacatttcacagctgggaaggggcGCTGGAGCAGGGTAAGACGCCTGTGTCCTCCAGGCACCACCACCCTGCTCTGAGAGgcccctgcagcacctgcccgACCTGTCCTGCTCTAATTTCACATTTCCCTTGCAGTCCTGCAGCAGTGAAGCTCATGAGAGAAGCCTCATCACCCTGAACGGGGTAGGAGCTCACAGGCCTAAGCACCTGCACTCACTGCTCCTATTCTCACTAACTCTAAATGCTCAAAAAATTATGTTGCCAAATCATTTTGTAACTAGtttattgaaattaaaaaaagacttATAAAACTGAAGAGGAACGCTTAAGAGAACTTTACAGAAAGCAACAACTTGCTAACAAACAGATTAGGCAGTCGATTGGAATTGGACAGTTTGCAATCCTATAACACACATGTGGactcctcagtctcctcttgCCACGTACTTTAGAACCACCCCAAAAAGAATCCTATAAAAATTGCTTCAAAGCCCCTTTTGCATTGCAATAGTGCAGCAAACCACAAGTAAACAATCTCCTGTTAACCTGTTATTTCAAATATAGACTGAAAAGGCAACAGGCCATTTTGTGCAATTCCATTTTAACAAACTTTGAAGTTGAAATATCAAATCTACACAGTGCTGTCCCTTCACAgaaggcagggagctgctgggtcaTCATGTAGGGAGGCGTCCCCGGCTCTGTAGGCTGTGGAAGTGGGCTTCCTTCAGGATCTGGTTGATGTGGAAGTAAGGACCTTGGCTTAGTGCAGACTGCTCgtggaagggctgggaggagacagggCTGGATCCTGCAATCCTGGGGTTGAGGCTGGACTCGGCTCTGTCGGGGCTgttgatgctgctgctgctacagctgctgctgctgctgctgccactgtcactgctggAGGACTGGGACACACAGAGGGTGAACAGCAACATCAGACACTTCTTCCTCACCCCACAGAAGCAAAGCTTTAGGATAAATCCCTCCCCCTTCCACATTTCCAGCCCGATGGACTGATGAAATCCCCCTTGGCACAAAGAGGTTGTTGTTGGCCACGCCAGTGTCCCAGAGCTGAAGGGACAAGCCTTCACCCAGGGTTCAGGGACATCCAAGGTGTTGGGTTTCAATCCTCCCCAGTGAAacccctcagctctgcccccaaGCCCACGTTTGCACTAGTGAAGTTTGCTGGGGTGATCCaagaattggaaaataaagaacattcccagggagctgcagtgtcagtgcaggcagggcagcGCTGGCACTTCTGCTCTAGCACAGGTTTGAGGGAGCACCATGCAAAGCACTTTCCTACAAGGCAATCCTAAAGTGAGATCTGAAGCGTCCAAAGCAAGAGGCTGTGAGAAACAAACGCACACCAGACCCACTGTAAGTTCTTTGAACACCCTACCATCAAGTACTCCTCTCCCAGTGAAGCACCCCATGGCAGTGATAACTGGAACTGTTCCATAGCAATTCCACACCAATTTACTTGACATGACAGTGAAAGGGCAACAGGCACTGAGGAATTGCTCATGCAGGGAAAAGAACTCAGCATTTGACTGGGATAAGAGGCCAGGGCTCATTTGCCAGCATTTAGGACAACCACATTTCATGGGAATGGCTGGAAGAGCATTTGCCATCATCATAAGGGATTCAAAGACATAAAACACCATTTTAAGGGCTGCTAAGGAAAGGTTCCATTAGTTCCAGTTTTAGTTTGTCTGATCTGCTGGTCAGGACCTGCAAATATTTGGGTGAGTCAATCAGCAAGTGGCTACTCTGCCACCCCATAAATGATTCATAAAAGCAGAGCAAGTGAcagcagctaaaaaaaaatcaatatttttgtaAGGATTAAGCCACAGAAGTAACAGCTTTGTGGCCACATCAGAAGAGGACAAATTTCATTAAATCCTCAGGGATTTACCAGTCAGCACCACTTCCAGAAGGGCTTCACCTGGAGTAAATCAGGAATGGTGCAAGCTGcacccagcagtgtgtgtgtgtaaatcaGGAATGGTACAAACTGcacccagcagtgtgtgtgcagTAAATCACAcacccagcagtgtgtgtgtgtaaatcacacacccagcagagtgtgtgtgtgtgtctgtgtgtctgtgtgtctgtgtaaatcacacacccagcagtgtgtgtgtctgtgtaaatcacactcccagcagtgtgtgtgtgtaaatcacactcccagcagtgtgtgtgtgtgtgtgtgtgtgtgtgtgtgtaaatcacacacccagcagtgtgtgtgtctgtgtaaatcacactcccagcagtgtgtgtgtgtgtgtaaatcacactcccagcagtgtgtgtgtgtgtgtgtaaatcacactcccagcagtgtgtgtgtgtgtgtgtgtgtgtgtgtaaatcacactcccagcagtgtgtgtgtgtgtgtgtgtgtgtgtgtaaatcacactcccagcagtgtgtgtgtgtgtgtaaatcacactcccagcagtgtgtgtgtgtgtgtaaatcacactcccagcagtgtgtgtgtgtgtgtgtgtgtgtgtgtaaatcacactcccagcagtgtgtgtgtgtgtgtgtgtgtgtgtgtaaatcacactcccagcagtgtgtgtgtgtgtgtgtgtgtgtgtgtgtgtaaatcacacacccagcagtgtgtgtgtgtgtgtgtgtctgtgtctgtgtaaatcacactcccagcagtgtgtgtgtgtgtgtgtgtgtgtaaatcacacacccagcagtgtgtgtgtgtctgtgtgtctgtgtctgtgtaaatcacacacccagcagtgtgtgtgtgtctgtgtgtctgtgtctgtgtaaatcacacacccagcagagtgtgtgtgtgtgtgtgtgtgtgtgtgtgtaaatcacacacccagcagagtgtgtgtgtgtgtgtgtgtgtgtgtgtgtaaatcacacacccagcagtgtgtgtgtgtgtgtatgtgtgtctgtgtgtctgtgtgtctgtgtgtctgtgtctgtgtaaaTCACACTCCCagcagagtgtgtgtgtgtgtctgtgtgtctgtgtgtctgtgtctgtaaatcacacacccagcagtgtgcagtgcccagggaggcaCTGTGGATGTTTGGGTGGAACACaaccctccctcccctctgatCCACCATCGATCCTGACCATCCAACCCTGACAAATTCCTTTGTTTTGCTAAGCACCAAAAACGCTTCAGCTCTGTGGGAGCGCAGCAAGCCAAGCCAAGGGCCCCGGGCTGCGAGGGGACAAAAACACCCAGCGGGGTCATtgcccagggagcacagctggaaccACGGgcaagcagctcctctgcctccatctggagagggagagagcccggcagcacagggaggagctgggggtggtgctgggcagcgcagctgctgtggcagagcagcacaaagagTCACACGCGATGCTGAGGGGGCCCAGCAGCCTCGGAGACAAACCCACCGCACAGGacactttgtttccttttagtCTGCGCTCCTTAGTGAGCTTCGTTACAGCCACCTTCTGCAAATCAAGGTAAAAATCCAAATGAGAACCTGGCCTGGCTGGCTGCTCACATCTCAACAAACATTTTCCAGCTGTTAGTAGTGAGTGTTCTGTGCATCTCAAAGCTGGCAGCGTGTCCTGGGACGTGCTTCTGACACCTCAGCCTGGTGACAGATGGCCTTTGTCAGACCCCCTTTATTTCCAGTTCTCCAAGGCAAAGGTTCACTGGCACCCCTTCATCACTGCCCACCTCACATGGAACACCTaccatgtccccaggctgtggtgCACATTCTGTAAGGCATTTGGACTACAATCAGACAAGAAAAGAATCCTTAAAGCCATCAAGTCAGCAAGACAGGCATCAACAAAGCTTTACAGGGCCAAAGGAAAGCAGCCCAGTGATATTTATGAATAGTTTAGCTATCAGAAGGGCATCTTCAAGGTTTACTGGGCTCATTTACCCTTAACATCACACTTcaagttttaaaacaaacaaacgtCCTGTTAAATGTGCAGATCTGGGACAATCCCTCGGGACAGGAACTGGAGAAAGAGCCACtcaagccctgctgctctcaatGCCTTCCAAGAGGAGTTTAACAGAGCCACGACCTGGTTTTAGTCAGAACTGAagagcagcccttccctggatAGTGGGGGACAAGAACTTTGATTTGATCTGTGCCAAGAACCCAGCAGTGTTTCAATCCTGCCCAGAacagagaggagctgtgagAAATTCAGGTTTGCAGAAGTTGTTCAGGAAGGAAAGGGTCAGCCAGAACACTCAGACTCGCTTCCTTCCCTGGGAAAACCAGAGCAAAGGGTTTGCACTGCTGattccccaggctgcagagctcagctgggaacCTCAGCACTGCCCTTGGAGGATCCACTGCAACCCCAGCATTTCCCTTGGAGGATCCACtgcaaccccagcactgcccttgcaGGATTCATTGCAACCCCAGCATTTCCCTTGGAGGATCCACtgcaaccccagcactgcccttgcaGGATCCACtgcaaccccagcactgcccttgcaGGATCCACTGCAACCCCAGCATTTCCCTTGCAGGATCCACtgcaaccccagcactgcccttgcaGGATCCACtgcaaccccagcactgcccttggaGGATCCACtgcaaccccagcactgcccttggaGGATCCACtgcaaccccagcactgcccttggaGGATCCACtgcaaccccagcactgcccttgcaGGATCCACtgcaaccccagcactgcccttgcaGGATCAACTGCAACCCCAGCATTTCCCTTGGAGGATCCACtgcaaccccagcactgcctttggAGGATCCACtgcaaccccagcactgcccttgcaGGATCCACTGCAACCCCAGCATTTCCCTTGCAGGATCCACtgcaaccccagcactgcccttgcaGGATCCACtgcaaccccagcactgcccttggaGGATCCACtgcaaccccagcactgcccttggaGGATCCACtgcaaccccagcactgcccttggaGGATCCACtgcaaccccagcactgcccttggaGGATCCATTGCAACCTCAGCATTGCCCTTGGAGGATCCACtgcaaccccagcactgcccttggaGGATCCACtgcaaccccagcactgcccttgcaGGATCCACtgcaaccccagcactgcccttgcaGGATCCACtgcaaccccagcactgcacttGCAGGATCCATTGCAACCTCAGGATTGCCCTTGGAGGATCCACtgcaaccccagcactgcccttggaGGATCCACTGCAACCTCAGCACTGCCCTTGGAGGATCCATtgcaaccccagcactgcccttgcaGGATCCACTGCAACCTCAGCACTGCCCTTGGAGGATCCACTGCAACCTCAGCACTGCCCTTAGAGGATCCACTGCAACCCCAGCATTGCCCTTGGAGGATCCACTGCAACCTCTCCTGGCTTGATCTGGGGACAAGCAAAGGATTTCTGACCAAATGCAGGGCAAACAACACAGCTGAGCTCCTGGAAAAGGGAGGACAGGCTGAACAGGAAGGGAAATTCAGTGGCAAAGGCTCTGCCTTGCTAATGTTTAaccctggctggagctgcagccctgtggctgtgcctggccaTGGACTGAGCCCAGGACAGAGGTTTCTGTCACCCTCAGGGTGGCTGTCACCTGTgagtggctgctccaggagcaccaggagtgGCACATCCTTACAGCAAGTgcccaaaaagcagcagcccaAAAAGCTCCATTCATCAGGAGAAAACACTGGGAattctgttctgtgctgctgtagaTTAAAGAGAATCTGTTTCCATCCTGTCAAAGCTGGAagtgctgcctgtcctgggtGAGTGGACAATCCAGAGGGAGAAAACAGCAAATCCTTTGGAATTGGATGTGATTTGGATGAGCAAAGTCAGGGACTGAGGGGTAACATCACAGAACTGCCACTAAAGAAAAACCTCCCTTCACCTCATTCTCCACAGCAAAACATGCAAGACAAAACCAATGGGAAGAGATCCTGGCAAAAACCACTGCCTGACTGCCATCAGGTTTAAACCACTGCCTGACTGCCATCAGGTTTAAACCACTGCCTGGCTGCCATCAGGTTTAAACCACTGCCTGACTGCCATCCTGAGGCTGTGTTCTCAAAGAGGCCTCGCTCTGGAAGAGGGAACAGTCAGTTTGAACCAAAACAGCCCAGGGGAATCAGGACTTTGGGTAATGTCTCACAAAAAGCAGGTTTGCAACGCCCTGCAAtgaaaagcagctctcctgtgctcTTGGAAGTCACAGATTGCTCCCACTCCCCCTTTCCAGGCAATATCCCAAATCCAGGGGGGAGTTTTAACCAGCCAGAGGTGTCTTTGCACACAGCAAAGGGTCAGGGAAATAAATGCAAGTGCTGCAAACTGGCTGAGACTTTCCAAGCAGCACCAAGTGCACAATGAGCACAAGGATTCCTCCCTTGGGCACAGGAAGTCCTTAACCAAATGTTGGAATAACACAGATTTCATCT
Proteins encoded in this region:
- the COG1 gene encoding conserved oligomeric Golgi complex subunit 1 isoform X2, coding for MAEAEALFEAHTAAELRAVERRLRAGIEQKREELRQMVGERYRDLIEAADTIAEMRRSAERLLGAVRGLQRGGTARPGPAGTVRPPAHQSFYGAAAQLKLLLEVPEQVWGAVEGGRYLPAARLHLLGAHLRRQLQLDTPRARSSAVLARFPILLRQVAAASHLRSTILQESKALLRCPTGSEQAVAEALCAIMLLEDSSPRQALADFLLARKMAIQQLLNQPHHGAGIKAQVCSLMELLTTTLCQAHALFYTVPEGAAPEPALPCGLLFSTLESSTGQNPAGRGGVLEEDLKLSRWFKYLPESVVEFQPALRTLAHPISQEYLRETLQQWINMCSEDIRTGVRTLLVYVKSMKGLAGIRDAVWELLSSESSSHNWEAVCRRLLGRPVSFWEELLQQLFLDRLQTLTKEGFDSISDSSKQLLAAALQELEVKGGSGALSKQMQLEHNVALFLWSESPGDLPGDAAWVSVGQRGPFARSGLAMRAQALTPCVQSFCSTLDSKLKARLEDVLSYLPGDDSVPKEPPRSAFDRFADAGTVQGLLRDRCIACVQHLLGCVQEQLQSAQSQLDPPGDARLNAVLFMARLCQALPELCPHLQRCVLGRAGGAEPKEPRSAKKLGKGKAQEVSPELAKWQGVKAELLQQSLVAYQLWSSAVSKGLVQCFTHTLLLDTAGSVLATATNWDEIEIQEETESGSSVTSKIRLPVQPSWHVQCLLFSLCQEVNRVGGHTLPKVTLQELLRSCMAEVLAAYGKLVEQKQEKRPDSFPLTQSRALQLLYDLRYLSIILTAKSEDTKPSRIKQDSGIEKVIDFLEGHIDPFDLDVFTPHLNSNLNRLVQRTSVLFGLLTGTENQYTSRGGALSSQELHNILPLASSQIRFGLLPLSMSSSRKSKSTARSTERVQWDAAL